CCTCCATGCTTGCTGGTCCCTGCTAATACTGTGGTAGGTACTGTTGGCAATCCAGATAACGTGATGAGCAACGAGGTTACTTTACCCCTCAATATTCCACCTCACGTCTGCTCGCATATTTAAGTTGATAAATCGGATTTTGAAAAAGACTTTCTTTCGCAGAAGTTGACCGATGCGCACTTTTTGAAGAGCCGTCCTACGTCGTATTTGCCCTGGTGGGGTAGGGGTTGAGGTTGGAGTTACTGCCCAGCGAATTTGACGCGGCGGTCTGCATTCTGGCTTTCCGTTAGGTACGCGAGTAGCCTAGTAAGGTAGCTGTTGCGTGACGAGTCTTATCGTAAGGGGCGGCGACGAGACATGAAGTGGGAATGGGCCGCCTTAGGTAGGCTAGGCTGGTTTCGCCCTTCGGTCTTGTACGTGAGCGAGGGATGAAGCAACATTGGAGAGCCGCCTTCCCCTCACCATTCAAACCAGGGTAGTACTCCTACTCGCCGTACGTACCACCACTGTACTTTGTAACACGTCTCAAGGTAGGCACTCTCACCTAATTACTACGTCAGGTACCTCCTAAGGGCATCCCCTTCCAAGGGCTAGACCCCAGgactgtactgtacaataGTGCTCCATACCAGCCCACCCATAAGTGGCGCTAGGTATTAAGTAGATTCATCCTCCATTTGCTCCTCCGACCGACGGTCTCGCAGTGGAAACTTGAACCTTCACCTCCAACCATCCCAACAAGACGAACGTACCTACAGTCCATAATTTTACCGATTCCCCGCCGGACTCTTCCGCTTTCGCTCGCTGAGGTCCTCCTTTTTCACAaggagctttttttttcacgcttctaattcttttttcctgCATTTGAACCAACAGCGCCCAGTGCGTGAACACTGAACAATATGGTGAGCTTGGAGCTTTCATTCCCATATCCCAGCCAAGCCAGGCCAGCTTTTAGTGCAACCCCGCGCTTCAGGCTGCCAAAAAATTCCGAGCATCGCAAACTAATCGACCATTGCTCCAACAGGCTGATTCGCTTACTGAAGAGCAAGTTTCCGAGTTCAAGGAGGCCTTCTCCTTGTTTGTAAGTTCCATGGCCTTACTTCTCTCTGTCTACTATTCGATTGGCTAGACATCGACTGCATGCACGCTGTCAAGATACTGATGAAGGATCTCCATATCAACAGGACAAGGACGGCGATGGTTAGTCTACACCCCAGCCCATAACACTGCAGTATACCGATTGCGCGCTATCGGCGACCGCCCTCTCCGAGAACCAGAGGTTTGCGATCGCTACGACGTCGCTTGAATTCCTGCCTTGCGGAATGCAGAAACTAAAATAATCGTATTCGATCAGGACAAATCACCACCAAGGAGCTCGGCACTGTCATGCGCTCGCTCGGCCAGAACCCTTCTGAGTCGGAGCTGCAGGATATGATCAACGAGGTCGATGCTGACAACAACGGCACCATCGACTTTCCCGGTAGGAAAATAGCCCACGCGAACCCGAGACTGGATTAAGACTCGAGCAGTTGGGACTTGCTGACAGCTTCCAACAGAGTTCCTCACCATGATGGCCAGGAAAATGAAAGATACCGACTCGGAGGAAGAGATCCGGGAAGCTTTCAAGGTCTTTGACCGCGACAACAACGGCTTCATCTCGGCCGCCGAGCTTCGTCACGTCATGACGTCTATCGGCGAGAAGCTCACCGATGACGAAGTTGACGAGATGATCCGTGAGGCTGACCAGGACGGTGACGGACGTATCGACTGTACGAGGACCCCCTTCAGGCTATTACCCCTTCTCATGGCCACAATAGTGGTCCTTTCATGATATGAGGCTGACATGTGCTGCTACAGACAACGAGTTCGTCCAGTTGATGATGCAGAAGTAAAAGAACGGGGGCGTGGCTCTTGTTTAATCAAGCATTCAGATATTGATTGTTTCTTAGCTTTCTTTCTGAGTTTGGCTTCCTCGAAACGAGTGAATCGAGCAGCAATATTTGGGAAAACCTCTTTTTAAACCATTTGAATTTCTGCTATACGATGATATCCCGCCGGCTCCATAAACGAAAGGaatgaagagaaaaaaagggcaacGCGGGTTATGACAAGACAAGAGCACTGTACCAGCAAACTATGCTTTCTTTGTGTCCGTCTCTGCCTGTCACTGCTTGGTGTTTCTCATCTGGTGAACTCAGACTGCTATGAAGCCGTTTTGATGCTTAAGAACACCAAATCATGGATGCATCAGGATGTCGCATTGGAGAGAAGCTTTTCATAACTACCTACATACGCCAGCCATGCTTTTCTAGAAATGAATAGGCAGTTCCTTGATGCCTTTATTCTTGGCTCACCGTCAGAATTGATCCTTCAatgtaaggtacctaggcattCCCGACGGCTCGGAACCTCCCATGAAAGCTCTTCGCCATTCACAATCAATATGAACGTGCCCGAATACTCATCCAAACAGGCAAAATGGCTTTCTGATGTCCAAGAAGGGTGGATGCAGGAGCCGAGGGTGGCAGTGCTCTCTAGCGCCCGCCTTCCCGGACCCTGATTACATTGTCTTGGGTCCGTTGTTCCCATAAATGCAACAGCCGACATGCAGCCCTTCAGCCCTACAACTGATTGATTGGAGAGCAACAGTGCAGGTTTGGGTGTCGGAGACGAGACGatccaaattattttgaGAGTTCTCTCAAAAGGCCATGCGACCTTGGGGGTCTGACCCTTCCGCATACGGGGTGCATTTACCTGGGAGGGCTGGTCCCTACCCCCACTACAAAGAAAGTAACAAATTTCGGTCTCTTAACCCCACTTTGAAGAAAAGGGGTCTCGCTTCCCCATACTTGGGTATGTGCAGTCGTTGGCTACCTACCCTCCACCTCAAGGATGCATGTCCCAAGGGTTGGAGTATCCGAGCTTACCAGCACCAGACCAAATCCTAGCACTCGCATAAAAGGATTTGAATCAAGAGCGCGTAAACAGTTACTTTGACAGTGGCCTAAGCCATGCAACCTATCATAGATGTATGTAGGTAAATGCCAAGCTAGCTAGCAGCCACTCCAACGAGCAATACCGACTTGGGATGTGCGACTAAGCAGCGCAAACGACGGTGGCATTGAATCTAGATAAACTCGTTTTGCGCGGCTTAAAACTGTACGTCACTCATGGAGATCGAGGGGAGTTTCTGACCAGAAGAAAGGGTGAAAGAAGCAACATAATTTCGATTCGCTATCCCACTGTTTAACTCaaagaagacgaaaaaaatcaGATTCGCCTGCATATTTGCTTCCATTTAAAAGCTACGGTATCTTTGTCGCCCCATTTGCACAAACCATTGTCCTGGCTTGTACTATAATTCCGGGACATTCGGCGGTCCTTTGGGGCTAGAAATATCAGACTCTACCTGAAACCCGCTGCACCTTGGCCATGTTGTCTTTACGGCGTTGGCGACCTTTGACCCTGGTGACAGTCGTCTGGTTCGTAGCATGTTGGTATTTTCTGCGAAGCCCGTCGGATTCACCTCAACTTCCAAATGACACCAAGCAGACGGAGTCGGTGAGGTGGCAAAGACGTCCGGAGAGGCATCCTGTGGCATCACTCCGGTCACTTCCGCCAATTCCAACACCAGCCCCAACCATTCCACACATTCAAAAGACCCAACCGGACGAAAatgccgaggccaaggcggtGCGGCTGCAGCGCCTGGCAGCCGTCAAGGAGAGTTTCCAGCACAGTTGGGGCGGTTACAAAGAGCACGCATGGCTCCACGACGAGGTTTCGCCCATCAGCGGTGCCGCGGTCGACCCTTTTGGCGGGTGGGCGGCGACGCTCGTCGATTCATTGGATATCCTGTGGATCATGGGCCTAAAGAGCGACTTTGAGTCCGCCGTCAACGCGGTGGGCAAGATCGATTTTGGCAGGGCCGAGGGCCGGACCATCAACATCTTTGAAACGACGATCCGGTACCTGGGCGGGTTCCTGGCGGCGTACGAACTTAGCGGCCACAAGTACCCTGGGCTGCTCACAAAGGCCGTCGAGGTGGGCGACTTGATCATGTGCGCGTTCGACACGCCGAACCGCATGCCCATCTCGCGGTGGAACTTGGCGGCTTACGTCTCGGGCGAGCGTCAGGAGGCGCCGCGCCGGATGCTGATCGCCGAGCTCGGCTCTCTCGGCCTGGAGCTCACCAAGCTTTCGCAGCTGACGGGGGACAATAGATACTACGATGCTGCGCAGAGGGTTGCCGACGAGTTGGAGAAGTCGCAGCAAAAGACAAAG
The Pyricularia grisea strain NI907 chromosome I, whole genome shotgun sequence genome window above contains:
- a CDS encoding calmodulin — encoded protein: MADSLTEEQVSEFKEAFSLFDKDGDGQITTKELGTVMRSLGQNPSESELQDMINEVDADNNGTIDFPEFLTMMARKMKDTDSEEEIREAFKVFDRDNNGFISAAELRHVMTSIGEKLTDDEVDEMIREADQDGDGRIDYNEFVQLMMQK